The Anopheles coluzzii chromosome 2, AcolN3, whole genome shotgun sequence genome window below encodes:
- the LOC120949260 gene encoding uncharacterized protein LOC120949260: MECKTPNIVAGEASETDDDEAAEVISIEKGIPHLSVSGAAPPSYTFAREAVESSASSTPPQVVASDEEMQRLHVRRAMNERCISMLNEFIHNTVISVSKQLNETDNFLMKSQMVLQNTTTSVKKMNDNTHQMQTKLHDILTFNFVPNINI, translated from the exons ATGGAGTGCAAAACGCccaacattgttgctggcgAAGCTTCCGAAACGGATGACGACGAGGCTGCTGAG GTAATATCGATCGAAAAAGGAATTCCCCATCTGTCCGTATCCGGGGCGGCGCCTCCATCGTACACGTTTGCCCGGGAAGCGGTTGAATCATCGGCATCCAGCACACCGCCGCAGGTCGTTGCTTCGGACGAGGAGATGCAACGGCTGCACGTGCGCCGGGCGATGA ATGAACGTTGCATTTCGATGCTGAACGAATTCATCCACAACACGGTAATATCCGTTTCGAAGCAGCTCAATGAAACGGACAACTTTCTCATGAAATCGCAG ATGGTGCTCCAGAATACAACCACATCCGTTAAAAAGATGAACGACAATACGCACCAAATGCAGACCAAGCTGCACG